The sequence below is a genomic window from Lytechinus variegatus isolate NC3 chromosome 3, Lvar_3.0, whole genome shotgun sequence.
CTGCCGCATCCATCAGATATTGATCCACCCGTCCCTGTCACTTCAGCACCTGTCTTGCCTCTACTAACTGACCAGACCTCAAGACAATTCTTGCCAGAAACATTCTCCTCAGCATCAGATGAGGATTCTCTGTCCAACCTTCCCATCTCAGCAAACTACCAAAGACCTGTGTCTGTATCCCAACCTTTGGAACAGACACAGAGACATAATGTCATCAGCAGCACAACAACAAGTGTGCCAGCAGAGCAATCCCATCAATGTTCCATATCTACCGGTAATCGTAGAATCGTGAGATCTAGTTCAGGATCACAGCAATGCAGTCTTAATTTGCAGTCAGGTGATCTTGATAGTGTTCGTCATAGGATAAACAGGGGAACTGTCCCGATTGATAAGTGTGTGCCATTTGGAATAGAAATTGGGCAGGCAAGAAGTGATTCACCCAAAGACAACAGTATTGCCCATGTTGCTGGCACAAACAGACTAAAAAAAAGAGTGGCTCAACAAAGCTTTACATCCTCTCTACCAAGTACATCTAATGATATTCTTAGTCCAACAATAAATCCAAACCAAAGACACAATTTGCAATATGATAACCATTCAGATGAGCCTGAAGATGACGATGATCACCACGAGGAAAGGGTACATTATCACATTAATCTGTCGTCTCCAAGTAGCAGTTCTATTTCTACAGTAGTTTCTCACTCCAGGTCTCCTGATATTTCTGCCAACATATTCAAGAACAGTCCAGCATTCCTTAGGCCGCTCATTAGCAGTACATTTTCTTCAGAAAGGACCAGAAGTCTTACTTCTGGTAGTTCACCACCAAGTCTTTACTCACCAGTCCTACCATCTGCAGAACAAGATGACCGAACTACACCAACAGCGAGAGATGCCCCTTTTGTTTCCCAAGGGCTTACTGTAAGAGACtcggatgatgatgaggataccTTGGTAGTAGATCATCAAAGGGAGAGTGCACCAATCGGTGTCGGGCAGAGGAGTCCTAGAGAACAGAGAAGGGAAAGAaacaggaaaaagaaagagagaaggaaacagAGGAGGTATGAGAGGTGGTTGGAAAGACAAACACTTGGGGCTGAAGAAGAATCAGCAATTCAGGTAAAAAATACTTAAATCAATATCTCATTGTTCATCAAAGCAAtttaatctcaatattttgaaCATTGGCTATTAAAGTTCTCAATATTAGATTGCAAAAATATTTTCCTAAAAAATGCAAGGAAACACTACAATTATATCTAATAGACAAACATGTATGAAGGTGGTAAAGATCAAGGTGGCATTTCTTAAAAGCTTTAtgtacagtgcatcccacaaaagGGAAAACAGAGCTCCcagttattttttaaacataccCAAACGAAATAACATTATCATAGAATTCCACTTTGCCTCTTcattttgataccaaatatgatatgaataaataagCAAGTTGCGCAGAAAAGTGGGTCAAGATATGTTCAGGATGCTACAACCTTGCGTAAGAAAGGGATGGTTCATTAGCATAATCTTTTGTTGTCTGTGAGTTTCTGTACAAATCTTTTCTGGTATGCATCAGAATTTATTGCTTTTACTCCACATTGTGTTCACAATGCAGTATTAAGTATTTTGTCTCAAATCAAAGAAGAGATTCCATTCTTGttattaatgtttattttatgaTCGAAATTAGTGAGCTATCTTACGCTAAAGACGAGTTTCCCTTTTTTGGATGCGCTGTACAGTTACCCATGGCTGAAACATGTTTTCAGGTGCTGAGTCAGCTGCATGTACATGCAAGACCATTTTGCACATGACAGGGTTCAAGTTGTGTGTAAAGGTATTTGTAACttgcaaacagctttatgacgGTCACTTTGAGTGTAGAGAACTACCAATTCAAAATACTTTTCTGACCCTTTAGTTTATACCCCCGCCAAACAAAGTTTGAAGAGGTACATAGGAATTGTCGGTCGGGCAATCCTTGGGTCAGTTGCAAATCTTGCGCTTcgaactacttcctcagtttttaaccaacgctcatgaaatttggcacgtTAATCGGTATTGATGTAAAGATGTACAGTGTGTCAGAAATCATTTAGCCATGGTAACGACATATACGGCattaatttttgtaaaaaaattgtggtttgaatttcttcatcaattttcaaccaattctcatgaaatttggctcacacattggtttgaggtaaagatgtgcaagataCCTATTTTGTGTGTGTCAGAAAATGTGTTGCCAGTGGTAACAAGATATCATATGCCCCGAATTAGGTAAAATATTTGAGTTCAAAACTGCTTTATCAGTTtgtaaccaattctcatgaaattttgctcacacattggttttgaggtaaagatgtgcaggTCATATATTTGCATGTGTCGGAAATCATGTTGCCTTGGTAACAATATATTACATGTCAAAATTTGAACTAAGTACTCCATcagattttaaccaattctcatgatattttgctCACACATAGGTCTTTGGGTAAAGatggggtattaatcaccttcagtgatacatgtagtttaagtTAAGGTTTTTATAGTTGTTGTTTGATTTGGTAAGTTGTCTCCTTGATTTTTTACATTCTAATCTAAAATACATTTACActgttttataatattttttcaattatgtagggacattttcttttgcattgattttttttcattttaatctatTTCATACCTTAAATTATCATTGGCCTCATATATTTTGAATTAGGATATCAGTGCAGCAGGTCTGTATTCACTGCTTGGACCACGATGTGCAGGTAGCTCACTTCGGGAGGTCACTACATGCTCTGTATGTTTGGATATCTACTACCAACCCCACACTTGCTTTCCTTGCGAACATATCTTCTGTGAGCCTTGCCTTCGCCAGGTGGCACGCTTTCACCCTGTGGTCACTCCCTGTCCGCTCTGCCGAACCACCATTAGGAATGTGAAGATTCATGATCGTGAGTATCAGTCAGTATTTGTGAGCAGGATAGTGTGTCATATTAAGCTATTTGTATTCTTATGGTAGGACTTTCCGCTGGCCTTCATGCTTGATTTTACGCTTGATTAATGACCCTTTTCTTGGGTCCTAATTCAGAGTCAACTGAGATTCTCGGTCATTTATCAGCTCAAAATTCAAAATCCGATCTCTATACTATAGATCAAAGTCCACATTGAGATTTTTTCTGGTTTTGAGCTGCTTTGAGGTAACGCAGCTGGTGTTCTCCCTTTTCAATGAAGACAATCCAAGACATGCGCTTGATTTCTTTAGTTGTATCTAAACACAACTCTTTCCTGGGGAGCGTTTTCATGACATTGTTGTTTGACAAGTTGTCCGATCTGAcagctttccttgattctgattggctgagaggcactgttcctatggtaacttaAACTGTGGTATAAagcaggacttgtcagacaaaacGTCCAACAAGCCCTTTTATGAAGCACTCCCTAGATTACATtgcatgtttcatatttcatgttgtGGGTTATAATGTCTCACTATGACACTATCAAAGTGATTATGAATGGttgttaaaggtaaagtccCCCCCataaaaatgctgatttttttaatcaattgagagaaatcaaacaagcataacgcttaaaatttgacctttaaattaaGGCGTTTTAAAGacatgcttatttttcacacaaATGTTATGTGCACAACTCAGGGTTATGTAAATGAGAGTCATTGATGTCCCTCACTaaccttttctttgttttttattgtttgaattatacaatatttcaatttttacagatttaacaataaggaccaacttgaccaAAATAAAAAGTGTTTAAACCATGATTATTCAACATGTTCATTGATGAATAGATTTTGTTTCATAAGACAGAGAGGAGTGAAttagaatatatcatatttcatataataaaatgctaAAGAATAAGCGTGTGATGACGCATCGTTTCCCTAATTTACATGGCGgctaggatgtgcatataaatgtacTGCAAAATTACGGTAAGCGAAactaaaaggacaagtccaccccgacaaaaagttgttttgaatagaaagagaaaaatccaacaatcataacactgaaaatttcatcaaaatcggatgtaaactaagaaagttatgacattttaaagtttcgcttaatttgacaccacagttatatgcacatcctggccagtatgcaaatgaggggactgatgacatcatgcactcactatttcttttgtattttattacctgaaatatgaattattccgATTTTATCACCCATGTCATTTGAAATCGAgctttattcctccctgaacttgtggaattaacattgttttacATTATGTAGTTCAGTCAAATTTCACATTATTGTTAATTctttacaaattgaaatattgtataattcaaacaataaaaaacaaaagaaataatgagtgatggacatcatagATTCTcgcatttgcatatcactgagttgtgcatataaccaAGGAGATATAACCTCTTataggtgatatctccttgatataactgttttgagaaaaatatgccaaactttaaaacatttttctggggtggacttgacctttgaaaatgtcataaatttcttatttcacatccatgaaattttcagtgttatgcttgttggatttttct
It includes:
- the LOC121411220 gene encoding uncharacterized protein LOC121411220 translates to MERTGERVTYKCRLCRQQLFDSSCVLNTSTNHHQDVVTVSSEYSLGQSAMTAVSPTWTLANSMQGSAKSFALLTQGRTGGSSDGVLAPYGQVTAGPNPLWYINEESTPPWVQRILNKFQWKKGKLSCPKCHGRLGAFDFVTPYKVTISSKKVSRIHVMRSRVDCESSSPIVARIRPMPQNTRDVNESNDPDEPTSSAQPEASVAGAENLPHPSDIDPPVPVTSAPVLPLLTDQTSRQFLPETFSSASDEDSLSNLPISANYQRPVSVSQPLEQTQRHNVISSTTTSVPAEQSHQCSISTGNRRIVRSSSGSQQCSLNLQSGDLDSVRHRINRGTVPIDKCVPFGIEIGQARSDSPKDNSIAHVAGTNRLKKRVAQQSFTSSLPSTSNDILSPTINPNQRHNLQYDNHSDEPEDDDDHHEERVHYHINLSSPSSSSISTVVSHSRSPDISANIFKNSPAFLRPLISSTFSSERTRSLTSGSSPPSLYSPVLPSAEQDDRTTPTARDAPFVSQGLTVRDSDDDEDTLVVDHQRESAPIGVGQRSPREQRRERNRKKKERRKQRRYERWLERQTLGAEEESAIQDISAAGLYSLLGPRCAGSSLREVTTCSVCLDIYYQPHTCFPCEHIFCEPCLRQVARFHPVVTPCPLCRTTIRNVKIHDQLTSAVKQLFPRQFDIRHQMERRTLNRSFPLPGNSNLPPWYRMGYQNNRNQVDFLASRRNPGYVHDWGMRYLQGVVWRVVASTAVLLIVSGISVGFLHFMFDFS